The nucleotide window TCTCGCCGCCCCGCGCCGGTCCGCGCACGGACGCGGCGCCTACGCCGGTTCGGGTGCCTGGGTGCCGGCACGGGCCCGGCGGCGGACCCGGTCGAGCAGGCCGGCGGGGTCCGGTTCGGCCTGGAGGGCGCGGAGCAGCAGCAGCCACAGGTCGTGCAGATGGGCCTCGATGTGCCGGCGCCCCTCCAGCGCGTCGGAGACGGTGTGCAGCCCGAAGAAGGCGCAGACGACGCTGTGGGCGGTCGCGGCGGGCGACACCCCGGCGGCGAGTTCGCCGTTGTCGCCGGCCTCTTCGAGGAGCTGGGTGACCGCGTCGATCCAGCCCAGGAACGGGGCGGGTAGCTCGGTCTCGATGGCCTTGCGTTCGGCCCAGAGACGGGATCCGGCCCGTACGACGATGTCGTCACGGAACGACCGGGCCACGTCGAAGCTCAGACCGACGAGCTTCTCCAGGGCGGGCAGGCCGGGCTTCCGGTTGCGGGTGATCAATTGCGGCCAGGTGGCGAAATGCTCCTCGACGATGGCGAGGGCGAGTTTCTCCTTGCTGGCGAAATGAAAATAGATGGCACCGCTGGTGCGGCCGGAATGTGCGCTGATATCGCTGATGCTGGTGCCGGCGTAACCCCGCTCGTCGAACAGGGCCGCCGCCGCCTCCAGAAGGAACCTGCGTGTCGTCTTCGCCCGGATCTGCACGTACACCTCAGACGTCGTTCTCGTGCCGGCGGCCCGCAATCTATCGCGCTGCGCCACCCGGAATGAACAGGTGCGGATGTTCGAATTTCGATATTCCCTGGTCGTATGAGTTCCTCAACTGCTGGCACTGCCGGAAAGAGTGAGCCGCTCAGCCGGTCCCGCACCGTCGCGCGGGAACTGGTGCACCGGACTTCCGTGGCGGAGGTCCTCCTCACGGATGTACGGCGGACGGACACCCCCGACCTCTTCGCCGCGGCCGCGTCGTGGCCGCGCGCCCATGCGACGTTCCCCCGCGACGGGTCACAGCGGCACAGCCCGTTGATCCTGGTGGAAACGCTGCGTCAGCTCGGTCTGTACATCCCCCTGCGGTTCTACGCCGTTCCCGCGGCGTGCCACGCGGTCATCACCGACCTGTACTTCCGCCTCGCGCCCGGCAGTGCGCCGCCGGCTCACTCCGGCGCGACCGAGGTCACCTGTCACGCGCGGGTGAGCGCCGTACGGCGCTCCACGCACCACGGCGTGTGCGCACTGCGCCTGGACGCCGTCTTCACCGTCTGTGGACTGCCCTTCGGGCAGGGGGGCGGCGGTGTGCGGTTCCTGAGCGAGGCGCAGTACCGGGCGCTGCGCGGCAGGACCGCCCAGGTCGCGGTGGCCGTCCCGTCCCCGGACGGGGCTCACCGGCCGCCGGCCGCGGTACTGGCCGTGAACCACCCGCAGGACGCGGTGCTTGCCGTCGCCGGGGACGGGCTGCTCCTCGCGCCGGCCGACCCGCTGCACCCGTTCCTCTTCGACCACCCGACCGATCATGTGCCGGGCATGGCGCTCCTGGAGGCCGCACGGCAGGCCGCCTCGTACAGCAGCGGGGGCACCCTGCGCCGGCCGCGCGCCGGCCGCATGAAGGCCGTCCGGTTCACCGAACTCGCCCCGCCCGCCCGGGTGCTGTGCACGCAGTACGACTCGCTCTGCGTCTTCCGCGTCACCCAGGGCGGCACACGGACGGCCTACGGGACCCTCAGTTACCAATAGAACATAAAATATGGACAATTAGGAGCCTATTGACCGCAGCGAGTTGCCGTCCGTAACGTAATGATCGTTATTTTCCGATGCAGAGCGCACCAGGTTCCCCCTTTCGCGGTGGCTGCCCTCTGCCGGAAACCCCCAGCCCGGTGCCCGGCGGCCGTCATCCGACGCTGCCTCGCCCCGCACGCGACCGGTCATTTCGCCGCCCCGGGCCCTGTCGGAACGGAAACCCGGATGACCGCACATCGCCTTTTCTCCTGGACACCCGCCGCCGTCGTCTTCGACTGCGACGGCACCCTCATGGACACCGAACGCCACTGGCAGGACGCCCGCGACATGGTGCTGCGCGAATACGGCTGCACCCCCTCGGCCGAATTCTCCGAACAGGCCCGCGGACTGCATTACACCGAATGCGGGCGCCTGATGGCCGAGGCGGCCGACCGCCCGGACCTGACCAAGACCATGACGGACACCCTGCTCGACCGCTTCCGTGACCTCGTGGCCGCCAACCCCACCACCATGCCCGGCGCACCGGAACTGGTGCATTCGGCCGTGCAGTTCGCCCCGCTGGCGGTGGCCAGCAACTGCCCGCTGGAAGTCGTCGAGTCCTGCCTGGACATGGCCGGACTCCGGGAGTGCTTCCGCCACATCGTGGTGCCCGACGCCGCCATCAGGCCCAAGCCGCATCCCGATGTGTACGTCACCGCCGCCCGGCTCTGCGGAGTCGATCCGGGGGACGCGCTGGCCGTCGAGGACTCCCACTGCGGCGTGCAGGCCGCGGCGGCCGCCGGCATGCGGGTGCTCGGGGTGGGCGCCCAGCCCGGCGAGAAGGAGCAGGCGCTGGCCGATTGGTGGGTCGACTCACTGGAGGAGCCGACGGTGCAGGGGTGGGCGGACGCCCGCATTCCGGCCCAGGACACCGGGCCCGCCGCCCCTGGGACCGCCGTCTCCTGAGTCACACCCGTCGGGTCAGGACACCCGCCCGTCCGGGGCGCGCATGAGGGCTTCGGTACCCGTCATATAGGCCTCGACGGCCCGGCGGGCGGCGTCCTCGTCGCCCGCGGCCACCGCCTCCGCCACCGGGTGGAGGCGGTCCGCCGCGGCAGCGGCGTCCTGGAACGGCCGGGCGAGCGCCTGGCGCACCGGGAGGTAGCCGCCGAGCAGGGTGTTGGTCATGAGCAGATAGACGCGGTTGCCGGTGGCGCGGGCCAGGGTGCGGTGGAACTCCGCGTCGGCGAGCTGCACCTGGTCACCGTCGCTGCCGGCCCGTACGGCGGCGACCTGCTGCCGCAGCGCCGCGACGTCCCGCGCGGTGGCCCGGCGCGCGGCCAACCCCCCGATCAGGGTGCCCACTTGGCGCCGTACCTCGAAGATCTCCCCCAGCCAGGCGCCGTCCCGCCGCACCAGGGACGGCAGCAGCTCTGCCGTCCCCAGCCGCCAGAAGTCCCGGACCCGCGTGCCCACCCCGTGCCGGGTCTCGACCAGGCCCGCCTGCATCAGCCGGACGAACGCGTGCTTGAGCGTGGTGCGGTTGACCCCGTAGGAGGCGGCCAGCTCGCGCTCGGGCGGCAGCAAGGCACCCACCGGGTGCCGGCCGTCGATGATCGCGTCCCGCAGCCGGCGCTCCAGGGCGTCGACCGTCGTGTCACGAGTGATCGGATCGTCCATCGGTGCCACCACCGCTCCCCCACCCCCACGCCGCCCGGGCGGCCGTCCGACGTTGTCGTGCGCGCCCCACCGTACAAGGGCGCCCGGCCGGCCCGGGTCTCAGCCACCCTCCGTCCGGCAGGCGGCCTCCGACACGGCCAGGGCCCACGCCATGATGGTGAGCTGCGGATTGACCTCGGGGCAGCTGGGCAGCGCGGAGCCGTCCGCGATCAGCACGCCCCGCACACCGCGCAGCCGGCCGAGGGGATCCGCGGGTGCCCGCCGGGCGTCGGCCCCCAGGGCTACGGTGCCGGTCGGGTGGAAGGCCGACAGATGGAGTTGCCGCGGGGTGACCGGTTCCAGGACGGCGTCCAGCTCGCGGGTGGTGCGGACGGCCGGGGCGCCCGGCACCCCCGTGAACACCTCCTCGGCGCCGGCCGCCAGCAGCAGCTCGCCCATGGCCCGTACGGCATGCAGCAGCCGCCGGCCGTCGCGCGGATCGAGGCGGTACCAGGAGACCGCCCGCTCCCGGCCCGTCACCCGCCCGCCGGGCCGGTCGGCGATCATGGCGCCGAGGGTGGCGAGATGGCCGGCGCCCTCGAGGCCGGAGCGCAGCGCCCGGCCCGCACCGGGCAGCACGAAGGAACTCAGTCCCGGCGGCGGGGCGGTGGCCTCCAACAGGATGCCCCGGTCGT belongs to Streptomyces sp. NBC_01454 and includes:
- a CDS encoding ScbR family autoregulator-binding transcription factor, which codes for MYVQIRAKTTRRFLLEAAAALFDERGYAGTSISDISAHSGRTSGAIYFHFASKEKLALAIVEEHFATWPQLITRNRKPGLPALEKLVGLSFDVARSFRDDIVVRAGSRLWAERKAIETELPAPFLGWIDAVTQLLEEAGDNGELAAGVSPAATAHSVVCAFFGLHTVSDALEGRRHIEAHLHDLWLLLLRALQAEPDPAGLLDRVRRRARAGTQAPEPA
- a CDS encoding ScbA/BarX family gamma-butyrolactone biosynthesis protein translates to MSSSTAGTAGKSEPLSRSRTVARELVHRTSVAEVLLTDVRRTDTPDLFAAAASWPRAHATFPRDGSQRHSPLILVETLRQLGLYIPLRFYAVPAACHAVITDLYFRLAPGSAPPAHSGATEVTCHARVSAVRRSTHHGVCALRLDAVFTVCGLPFGQGGGGVRFLSEAQYRALRGRTAQVAVAVPSPDGAHRPPAAVLAVNHPQDAVLAVAGDGLLLAPADPLHPFLFDHPTDHVPGMALLEAARQAASYSSGGTLRRPRAGRMKAVRFTELAPPARVLCTQYDSLCVFRVTQGGTRTAYGTLSYQ
- a CDS encoding HAD family hydrolase, translated to MTAHRLFSWTPAAVVFDCDGTLMDTERHWQDARDMVLREYGCTPSAEFSEQARGLHYTECGRLMAEAADRPDLTKTMTDTLLDRFRDLVAANPTTMPGAPELVHSAVQFAPLAVASNCPLEVVESCLDMAGLRECFRHIVVPDAAIRPKPHPDVYVTAARLCGVDPGDALAVEDSHCGVQAAAAAGMRVLGVGAQPGEKEQALADWWVDSLEEPTVQGWADARIPAQDTGPAAPGTAVS
- a CDS encoding FadR/GntR family transcriptional regulator, coding for MDDPITRDTTVDALERRLRDAIIDGRHPVGALLPPERELAASYGVNRTTLKHAFVRLMQAGLVETRHGVGTRVRDFWRLGTAELLPSLVRRDGAWLGEIFEVRRQVGTLIGGLAARRATARDVAALRQQVAAVRAGSDGDQVQLADAEFHRTLARATGNRVYLLMTNTLLGGYLPVRQALARPFQDAAAAADRLHPVAEAVAAGDEDAARRAVEAYMTGTEALMRAPDGRVS